A genome region from Sporomusaceae bacterium includes the following:
- a CDS encoding aldo/keto reductase, with amino-acid sequence MKYKLLGRTGVLVSELCFGTMSFGTETDETEAALMFKACRDAGVNFFDCSNNYGGGRAEEILGRLCRECRNDIVITSKVSQRTGKDVNELGASRRHIMQAVERSLARLGTDRIDIYFIHHFDPFTPMDETLRAFDDLVRQGKVVYLGVSNWAAWQIAKALGISENKGLARFECIEPMYNLVKRQAEVEILPLAAAEQLGVIVYSPLAAGLLTGKYSQGPQPAAGRILDKKQYSRRYSDPQYFATAEKFAAFAREIGESPIKLALAWVKSHPAVTAPIVGARNLEQLKASLAAADFAMTPELREQVSRLSVSPPRATDRLEEDLDEAFSLRNR; translated from the coding sequence GTGAAATACAAACTCCTGGGAAGAACGGGCGTCCTCGTATCCGAACTGTGCTTCGGCACGATGTCCTTCGGGACGGAAACCGACGAGACGGAAGCGGCGCTGATGTTCAAAGCCTGCCGCGACGCCGGCGTCAACTTCTTCGACTGCTCCAACAACTACGGCGGCGGCCGGGCGGAGGAAATCCTCGGCAGACTCTGCCGCGAGTGCCGCAACGACATCGTCATAACCAGCAAAGTGTCGCAGCGGACCGGCAAGGACGTCAACGAGCTCGGGGCGTCCCGGCGGCACATCATGCAGGCGGTCGAGCGCAGCCTCGCCCGCCTCGGCACCGACCGGATCGACATTTACTTCATCCACCACTTCGATCCGTTCACTCCTATGGACGAGACGCTGCGGGCGTTCGACGACCTCGTCCGTCAGGGTAAGGTCGTCTATCTCGGCGTGAGCAACTGGGCCGCCTGGCAAATCGCCAAAGCGCTGGGCATCTCGGAAAATAAGGGCCTGGCGCGGTTCGAATGCATCGAGCCGATGTACAACCTCGTGAAAAGGCAGGCTGAGGTGGAAATCCTGCCGCTGGCCGCTGCCGAGCAGCTGGGGGTCATCGTCTACAGCCCGCTGGCCGCCGGCCTGCTTACCGGCAAGTATTCGCAGGGTCCGCAGCCCGCCGCGGGGCGCATCCTCGATAAAAAGCAGTACAGCCGGCGCTACAGCGACCCGCAGTACTTCGCGACCGCCGAAAAGTTCGCCGCCTTTGCCAGGGAAATAGGTGAATCCCCCATCAAGCTCGCCCTCGCCTGGGTGAAATCGCACCCGGCGGTCACCGCCCCGATCGTCGGCGCCCGCAACCTGGAGCAGCTCAAGGCTTCGCTGGCCGCGGCCGACTTCGCGATGACCCCCGAGCTGCGCGAACAAGTATCCCGCCTGTCCGTCAGTCCCCCCAGAGCCACCGACCGGCTGGAAGAGGATCTTGACGAGGCTTTCAGCCTTAGAAACAGATAG
- a CDS encoding Gx transporter family protein: MTDTRRLIVLGLFVAVAGVLHAVEAWLPLPVPVPGVKLGLANIVSLVVIELYGWRQALAVAVARVVLGSLLSGALLGPSFALGLSGAAASTLAMAYAHARWRPALSLVGVSVLGAAVHNLAQIAVAALLVASAAIFWYLPYLALFALPTGLATGLTAAYFLARLPRAGG; encoded by the coding sequence ATGACTGATACACGTCGCCTCATAGTACTTGGTCTGTTCGTCGCCGTCGCCGGCGTGCTGCACGCCGTCGAGGCGTGGCTGCCGCTGCCGGTGCCCGTTCCCGGGGTGAAGCTCGGCCTCGCCAACATCGTGTCGTTGGTCGTCATCGAGCTTTACGGCTGGCGGCAAGCGCTCGCCGTGGCCGTGGCGCGGGTCGTTCTCGGCTCGCTGCTGAGCGGCGCCTTGCTGGGGCCGTCATTCGCCCTCGGCCTCAGCGGCGCGGCGGCCAGCACCCTGGCGATGGCCTACGCCCATGCCCGCTGGCGGCCGGCGCTGTCGCTGGTCGGGGTGAGCGTGCTCGGCGCCGCCGTCCACAACCTCGCCCAGATCGCCGTCGCCGCCCTGCTGGTGGCCAGCGCCGCCATTTTCTGGTACCTGCCTTACCTTGCGCTGTTCGCGCTGCCGACCGGCCTGGCGACCGGCCTCACCGCCGCCTATTTCCTGGCGAGGCTGCCCCGCGCCGGCGGCTAG
- a CDS encoding Rnf-Nqr domain containing protein, which produces MAEYFTLFMGAVIVNNFVLTRFLGLCIFFGVSKSLSASVGMGMAVSSILTVSSALAWVVYNFVLIPYNLVFLKIVVFVILIAGFVQFLEIVIKRFSPALYDMWGIYLVLIATNCVVLGVPLINAAEGFNFMKSVVNAFGSGVGFAVAIILMASLREKLQYADVPKSLQGLGIAFILAGMLALSFLGFSGMIPL; this is translated from the coding sequence ATGGCGGAGTATTTTACCCTGTTCATGGGGGCGGTCATCGTCAACAACTTCGTGTTGACCCGCTTTCTGGGGCTGTGTATATTCTTCGGGGTTTCCAAGAGCCTGAGCGCCTCGGTCGGCATGGGCATGGCCGTCTCCTCCATCCTGACCGTTTCCTCGGCCCTGGCCTGGGTAGTCTACAACTTCGTGCTCATCCCCTATAACCTCGTTTTCCTGAAAATCGTCGTCTTCGTCATCCTTATCGCCGGCTTCGTGCAGTTTCTCGAGATCGTCATCAAGCGCTTCTCGCCGGCCCTGTACGATATGTGGGGCATCTACCTCGTGCTGATCGCCACCAACTGCGTCGTCCTCGGGGTGCCGCTCATCAACGCCGCCGAAGGCTTCAATTTCATGAAGAGCGTCGTCAACGCCTTCGGGTCCGGCGTAGGCTTTGCGGTCGCGATCATCCTGATGGCCAGCCTGCGGGAAAAACTCCAGTATGCCGACGTTCCCAAGTCTCTCCAGGGATTGGGCATCGCCTTCATACTGGCCGGGATGCTCGCCCTCTCTTTCCTGGGCTTCTCGGGCATGATACCGCTGTAG
- a CDS encoding Fe-S cluster domain-containing protein codes for MEHAIIIVLILTCLGAIFGLILAYANKKLALEVNPLIHVVEDVLPKGQCGACGYAGCMAYAEAVVTKPEVPPNLCIPGKDTVAKLVADLTGKAAEAVEPRIAQVKCAGSNEKAVRSFEYAGVDDCVAANLLFGGAKTCKFGCLGLGTCVKGCPFDAMSMSEAGLPVIDAEKCTGCGKCETVCPKKVIAMMPLTAHVRVNCNSRDKGQVARKACSAACIACTLCVRECPYQAVKVDNNLAVVDTAVCVANNCVDAKCLAKCPTKAIRPAVLGIVPGTEDQAAVERACPSCVKTNTVAG; via the coding sequence ATGGAACATGCGATAATTATTGTACTGATACTGACCTGTCTGGGGGCGATTTTCGGGCTGATTCTGGCCTACGCCAACAAGAAGCTGGCGCTCGAGGTCAACCCGCTGATCCACGTGGTCGAAGACGTTCTGCCCAAAGGGCAGTGCGGCGCCTGCGGCTATGCCGGCTGTATGGCTTACGCCGAGGCGGTGGTGACAAAACCCGAAGTGCCCCCGAACCTTTGCATCCCCGGCAAGGATACCGTCGCCAAGCTGGTCGCCGATCTGACCGGCAAAGCGGCGGAGGCGGTCGAGCCGCGCATCGCCCAGGTCAAGTGCGCCGGTTCGAACGAAAAAGCCGTCCGCAGCTTCGAATACGCGGGGGTCGACGATTGTGTGGCCGCCAACCTGCTGTTCGGCGGCGCCAAAACCTGCAAATTCGGCTGCCTCGGCCTCGGCACCTGTGTGAAGGGCTGCCCGTTCGACGCCATGTCCATGAGCGAGGCCGGCCTGCCGGTCATCGACGCCGAGAAATGCACCGGCTGCGGCAAGTGCGAGACGGTGTGCCCCAAGAAGGTCATCGCCATGATGCCGCTGACCGCCCATGTGCGGGTCAACTGCAACTCGCGCGACAAGGGCCAGGTGGCCCGCAAGGCTTGCAGCGCGGCCTGCATCGCCTGTACGCTGTGCGTCCGCGAGTGCCCCTACCAGGCCGTCAAGGTGGATAACAACCTGGCGGTTGTCGACACCGCCGTGTGTGTCGCCAACAACTGCGTCGACGCCAAATGCCTCGCCAAGTGCCCGACCAAGGCCATCCGGCCGGCGGTCCTTGGCATCGTCCCCGGCACCGAGGACCAGGCCGCCGTCGAGCGCGCCTGCCCGTCGTGCGTCAAGACCAATACCGTCGCCGGGTAA
- a CDS encoding SGNH/GDSL hydrolase family protein, with the protein MKRIVFPVIFVTLVVMALSLWMPLDAVAKQSATAITAWADDLVRQPDDPPYMSIHYRLRELYFSVDPSPARPVVFLGDSITYGGDWGKLFPDSPVENRGIGGDSTRGLLRRLDQVIALKPSQIFLMIGTNDLCYNRQIPDIVANYRLILGRFRSELPDTRVYIQSVLPFNDEIFPARALRSNANIAALNAEIRKLAAEQKLPYLDLAPAFTGPDGRLPAKYTDDGLHLSEAAYYVWRDQIKHLVGTPAKKI; encoded by the coding sequence ATGAAAAGAATTGTCTTTCCCGTAATCTTCGTCACCCTGGTGGTGATGGCCCTTTCCCTCTGGATGCCGCTGGACGCCGTGGCGAAACAGAGCGCGACGGCGATCACCGCCTGGGCCGACGACCTGGTGCGCCAGCCCGACGACCCGCCCTACATGAGCATCCACTACCGGCTCCGCGAACTGTACTTTTCCGTCGATCCCTCGCCGGCCCGCCCGGTCGTCTTCCTCGGCGACAGCATCACCTACGGCGGCGACTGGGGCAAGCTCTTCCCCGATTCGCCGGTGGAAAACCGCGGCATCGGCGGCGACTCGACCCGCGGTCTGCTAAGGCGGCTTGATCAGGTCATCGCCCTAAAGCCGTCGCAGATCTTCCTGATGATCGGCACCAACGACCTCTGCTATAACCGGCAGATACCCGACATCGTCGCCAACTACCGCCTTATCCTCGGCCGCTTCCGCAGCGAACTGCCCGACACCCGCGTCTACATCCAGAGCGTGCTGCCCTTCAACGACGAAATCTTCCCGGCCCGCGCCCTGCGCAGCAACGCCAACATCGCCGCCCTCAACGCCGAAATCCGCAAGCTGGCCGCCGAGCAGAAACTCCCCTACCTCGACCTCGCCCCGGCCTTCACCGGCCCCGACGGTCGCCTGCCGGCCAAATACACCGACGACGGCCTCCATCTCTCCGAAGCCGCCTACTATGTGTGGCGGGACCAGATAAAACACCTTGTCGGCACGCCGGCGAAAAAGATATGA
- a CDS encoding RnfABCDGE type electron transport complex subunit D has protein sequence MSAEAKMEIGQLTVSASPHIRCDESISKIMWTVNATLAPAALFSVYRFGFKALVTMIICIVAAVITEYLIQKWQNKPVTVNDGSAFLTGLLLAMNIPATVPWYMPLFGSVVAIAVAKHTMGGLGYNIFNPALVGRAVLLASWPVAMTTWPEMASKIDGVTSATPLGILKLQGYEKLVAVFGDKMEMYKSLFIGTRSGSMGETSALLLILGGAYLIYRGYINWRVPVFMIGTVGTLTWAVGGPAGLFSGDPILNMLSGGLILGAFYMATDMVTIPITSNGQIVFAVGAGCLTVLIRLLGGYPEGVCYAILLMNSVTPLIDRWLKPAKFGARR, from the coding sequence ATGAGCGCTGAAGCTAAAATGGAAATCGGCCAACTGACCGTTTCCGCGTCGCCGCATATCCGCTGCGACGAGTCGATCAGCAAGATCATGTGGACGGTCAACGCCACGCTGGCCCCGGCCGCCCTCTTCTCCGTCTACCGGTTCGGCTTCAAAGCCCTCGTAACAATGATAATCTGTATCGTGGCCGCCGTGATCACCGAGTACCTCATCCAGAAGTGGCAGAACAAGCCTGTCACGGTCAATGACGGCAGCGCCTTCCTCACCGGCCTGCTGCTGGCCATGAACATCCCGGCCACCGTTCCCTGGTATATGCCGCTGTTCGGCTCGGTCGTGGCCATCGCCGTCGCCAAGCACACCATGGGCGGCCTCGGCTACAATATCTTCAACCCGGCGCTGGTCGGACGCGCCGTTCTGCTCGCATCCTGGCCGGTGGCCATGACTACCTGGCCGGAGATGGCCAGCAAGATCGACGGCGTAACTTCGGCCACCCCGCTCGGCATTCTCAAGCTCCAGGGCTACGAGAAGCTGGTGGCGGTGTTCGGCGACAAGATGGAGATGTACAAATCCCTTTTCATCGGCACCCGCAGCGGCAGTATGGGTGAAACCTCGGCCTTATTGCTCATTCTCGGCGGCGCCTATCTAATCTACCGCGGCTATATCAACTGGCGGGTCCCCGTGTTCATGATCGGCACCGTCGGCACCCTCACCTGGGCGGTGGGCGGCCCCGCCGGCCTGTTCAGCGGCGACCCCATCCTCAATATGCTGTCGGGCGGCCTCATCCTCGGCGCCTTCTACATGGCCACCGACATGGTCACTATTCCCATCACGAGTAACGGGCAGATCGTGTTCGCCGTCGGCGCCGGCTGCCTTACCGTGCTCATCCGGCTATTGGGCGGCTACCCCGAAGGCGTCTGCTACGCCATCCTGCTGATGAACTCAGTGACGCCGCTCATCGACCGCTGGCTAAAACCCGCCAAATTCGGGGCAAGGAGGTAG
- a CDS encoding RnfABCDGE type electron transport complex subunit G: MAHGHDDKNNSVTRIAMNLAVTCFISGVIIAGTFAITEPAAEAQRVKAKNDAMKELVKDAESFKPIDGKDGWYAGIKGGKAIAYVVPAQGKGYAGVIQMLAAVAPDGKILDYKVLKHAETPGLGDKMTEPKFRNQFAGKTAKDMEVVKVPTDKNIQALTGATITSRAVTNGVREAAEAVAAYSAGQKK, translated from the coding sequence ATGGCGCACGGACATGACGACAAAAACAACAGCGTAACCAGGATTGCCATGAATTTGGCCGTCACCTGCTTCATATCGGGCGTTATCATCGCCGGCACCTTTGCCATCACCGAGCCGGCGGCCGAAGCCCAGCGCGTCAAGGCGAAAAACGACGCCATGAAGGAACTGGTGAAGGACGCCGAGAGCTTCAAGCCTATCGACGGCAAGGACGGCTGGTATGCCGGCATCAAGGGCGGCAAGGCGATCGCTTATGTGGTGCCAGCCCAGGGCAAGGGCTACGCCGGCGTCATCCAGATGCTGGCCGCAGTGGCGCCCGACGGCAAGATTCTCGATTACAAAGTGCTCAAACACGCCGAGACTCCCGGCCTCGGCGACAAGATGACCGAGCCGAAGTTCCGCAACCAGTTCGCCGGCAAAACCGCCAAGGACATGGAAGTGGTCAAGGTTCCCACCGATAAGAATATCCAGGCCCTGACCGGCGCGACAATAACCTCCCGGGCCGTGACGAACGGCGTCCGGGAAGCAGCGGAAGCTGTCGCCGCCTACTCAGCCGGCCAGAAGAAGTGA
- a CDS encoding ABC transporter ATP-binding protein, translating into MNNVVTADNLGKCYGDFRALKGISFAIREGECCGFLGHNGAGKSTTMRMIYGLSTVDEGRLTVFGRPVRLTPPAIKSLIGVVPQEDNLDPDLTVVENLEVYGGLFGLRRREAGERARELLAFMGLEDKTNARVEELSGGLKRRLVIARALINRPRLVVLDEPTTGLDPQARHLVWQKLRTLKAEGVTLILTTHYMEEAAQLCDRLLVMHEGAILAEGSPRQLIERHTLPWAIEVLVPLEQVPPGLADKVTAGGGAVLQVVDGLFLYAADGEELWGRLGGWGLPPQACLLRPANLEDVFLKLTGKGEDD; encoded by the coding sequence GTGAACAACGTCGTCACCGCCGACAACCTCGGCAAATGCTACGGCGACTTCAGAGCGCTCAAAGGCATATCGTTCGCCATCCGCGAAGGCGAATGCTGCGGCTTTCTCGGCCATAACGGCGCCGGCAAATCGACCACCATGCGGATGATCTACGGCCTGTCCACCGTCGACGAAGGCCGGCTGACCGTCTTCGGCCGCCCTGTCCGCCTCACGCCCCCCGCCATCAAGAGCCTCATCGGCGTCGTCCCCCAGGAGGACAATCTCGACCCCGACCTGACTGTCGTCGAAAATCTCGAAGTTTACGGCGGCCTGTTCGGCCTGCGCCGCCGCGAGGCCGGGGAGCGGGCCCGCGAGCTGCTCGCCTTCATGGGCCTCGAAGATAAAACGAACGCCCGCGTGGAAGAGCTGTCCGGCGGCCTAAAACGGCGCCTGGTAATTGCCCGCGCCCTCATCAACCGCCCCCGGCTGGTGGTCCTCGACGAGCCGACCACCGGCCTCGACCCGCAGGCCCGCCATCTTGTCTGGCAGAAGCTCCGCACCCTCAAAGCCGAAGGCGTGACCCTCATCCTCACCACTCACTACATGGAAGAAGCCGCCCAACTGTGCGACCGCCTGCTCGTCATGCACGAAGGCGCCATCCTCGCCGAAGGCAGCCCGCGTCAGCTCATCGAACGCCACACCCTGCCCTGGGCCATCGAAGTGCTCGTGCCTCTGGAGCAGGTACCGCCGGGACTGGCCGACAAGGTTACGGCCGGCGGCGGGGCAGTCCTCCAGGTCGTCGACGGCCTCTTCCTTTACGCCGCCGATGGCGAGGAACTGTGGGGCCGTCTGGGCGGCTGGGGACTGCCTCCCCAGGCCTGCTTGCTGCGGCCGGCCAACCTCGAGGACGTGTTCCTCAAACTCACCGGCAAAGGAGAAGACGATTGA
- a CDS encoding ABC transporter permease — MGALKVLNRHLRVFGRTWQHSAMFNVIEPLLYLAAFGFGMGALVQEIEGMSYLEFLAPGMVALSAMYAATFECSYGTFVRLHYQKTFLAMLSGPVTARDVILGELLYGTLKSALFGTVILAVVAALGLIRSPQALAVPLLLALQGAVFAALAMWYTAYISNIDYLNYYVTLAVLPFFLFGGLYFPVSALPAWVQAANYLNPLYHSVEICRALALGQATAGLWLHVGFLAAIGVLVLPAPLRLMEKRLIN; from the coding sequence ATGGGCGCGCTGAAAGTATTGAACCGCCATCTGCGGGTTTTCGGCCGCACGTGGCAGCACAGCGCGATGTTCAACGTCATCGAGCCGCTGCTCTACCTGGCGGCGTTCGGGTTCGGCATGGGCGCCCTCGTCCAGGAAATCGAAGGCATGAGCTACCTCGAATTCCTCGCCCCCGGCATGGTGGCCCTGTCGGCCATGTATGCGGCCACCTTTGAGTGCTCCTACGGCACCTTCGTCCGCCTCCACTACCAGAAAACCTTTCTGGCGATGCTGTCCGGGCCGGTCACCGCCCGCGACGTCATCCTCGGCGAACTGCTCTACGGCACGCTGAAAAGCGCCCTGTTCGGCACCGTCATCCTCGCCGTCGTCGCCGCCCTCGGCCTGATCCGCTCGCCGCAGGCCCTGGCCGTCCCCTTGCTGCTTGCCTTGCAGGGAGCTGTCTTCGCCGCCCTGGCGATGTGGTACACCGCCTACATCAGCAACATCGACTACCTCAACTACTATGTAACCCTGGCCGTCCTCCCCTTCTTCCTCTTCGGCGGCCTGTACTTTCCGGTCAGCGCCCTGCCGGCCTGGGTGCAGGCGGCCAACTACCTCAACCCCCTCTACCACAGCGTCGAGATCTGCCGGGCCCTCGCCCTCGGCCAGGCAACGGCCGGCCTGTGGCTCCACGTCGGCTTCCTCGCCGCCATCGGCGTCCTCGTACTGCCGGCGCCGCTCCGGCTGATGGAAAAACGGCTGATAAACTGA
- a CDS encoding Maf family protein has protein sequence MAIILASASPRREELLRQVGCAFTIITSEVEEDNDRGLPPVELAVAHALAKARDVAAKAPDDIVVGADTIVVLGDRVYGKPCDIADARRMLAELAGREHQVITGVAVVKGDEAWTDFAVTAVRFRAFGPETIERYLSGGEPLGKAGAYAIQGAGALLVEGIVGCYANVVGLPLVTLDKLLRRAVGVGLS, from the coding sequence ATGGCGATTATTCTCGCCTCCGCCTCGCCACGGCGGGAAGAACTGCTGCGGCAGGTGGGCTGCGCGTTCACCATCATCACCAGTGAGGTTGAGGAAGACAACGACCGGGGGCTGCCCCCGGTCGAACTGGCTGTCGCCCACGCGCTGGCCAAAGCCCGCGACGTGGCGGCAAAGGCGCCCGACGACATCGTCGTCGGCGCTGACACCATCGTCGTCTTGGGCGACCGGGTGTACGGCAAGCCCTGCGATATCGCCGACGCCCGCCGCATGCTGGCCGAGCTGGCCGGCAGGGAGCATCAGGTGATCACCGGCGTTGCAGTGGTGAAGGGTGACGAGGCCTGGACCGATTTCGCCGTCACCGCCGTCCGCTTCCGCGCCTTCGGCCCGGAGACGATCGAGCGCTACCTGTCCGGCGGCGAACCGCTGGGCAAGGCTGGAGCCTATGCCATCCAAGGCGCGGGCGCGCTTTTGGTCGAGGGTATCGTCGGCTGCTATGCCAACGTGGTGGGGCTGCCGCTGGTGACGCTCGACAAACTCTTACGCCGCGCGGTGGGAGTTGGTTTGTCATGA
- the radC gene encoding DNA repair protein RadC: protein MKAKETAGPLTIKELPAAERPRELLLAKGPAALSNAGLLAILLRTGTSRESVLRLAEQLLAKHGGLSGLGSLAPQEMSRLKGIGPAKAVTVAAAVELGKRMAAMTAGERPVVRSPQDAAELMLPRLRYEKKELFIALLLSTKNHVLASPTLAVGTLSASVVDPRELFREAINHNAASVVLVHNHPSGDPTPSPEDVALTRKMSAAGQLLDISVLDHLIIGDGKYVSLKEKGIL from the coding sequence ATGAAAGCCAAAGAGACCGCCGGGCCGCTGACGATCAAGGAACTGCCGGCGGCCGAGCGGCCCCGCGAACTGCTGCTGGCCAAGGGGCCGGCGGCCCTGTCGAACGCCGGCCTGCTCGCCATCCTGCTCCGCACCGGCACCAGCCGGGAGTCGGTGCTCCGTCTGGCCGAACAGCTGCTTGCCAAGCACGGCGGCCTGAGCGGCCTGGGAAGCCTCGCCCCCCAGGAGATGAGCCGGCTGAAAGGCATCGGGCCGGCCAAGGCGGTCACGGTGGCGGCCGCGGTGGAACTGGGCAAAAGGATGGCCGCCATGACCGCCGGCGAGCGGCCGGTGGTGCGTTCGCCCCAGGACGCCGCCGAGCTGATGCTGCCCAGGCTGCGGTACGAGAAAAAGGAACTGTTCATCGCGTTGCTCCTGTCGACGAAAAACCACGTTTTGGCGTCGCCGACCCTGGCGGTCGGCACGCTGAGCGCCTCGGTGGTCGACCCACGGGAGCTTTTCCGCGAGGCTATCAACCATAACGCCGCCTCCGTCGTCCTCGTTCACAACCATCCCAGCGGCGATCCCACCCCCAGCCCGGAAGACGTAGCCCTCACCCGTAAAATGTCCGCGGCCGGCCAGCTGCTTGACATTTCCGTTCTCGACCATTTGATTATCGGCGATGGCAAGTATGTAAGCCTGAAAGAAAAGGGAATACTATAA
- a CDS encoding DUF4321 domain-containing protein, whose protein sequence is MRNGAGKSIGLIALFLVLGAIIGGIIGELIAGFPLGGVTPFLVKTYPIFDLAPVTVNLYVAKFVVGLSFHPNLVSLLGMLGAYFLVRRF, encoded by the coding sequence GTGAGAAACGGAGCCGGCAAAAGTATTGGGCTGATCGCCCTTTTCCTCGTTCTCGGTGCGATAATCGGCGGCATTATCGGCGAACTCATCGCCGGTTTTCCCCTCGGCGGGGTCACTCCGTTCCTTGTGAAAACCTATCCTATCTTCGATCTGGCGCCAGTGACGGTCAATCTGTATGTCGCCAAATTCGTCGTCGGACTGTCTTTCCACCCCAACCTCGTCAGCCTGCTCGGCATGCTCGGGGCGTATTTCCTCGTCCGGCGGTTTTAG
- a CDS encoding electron transport complex subunit E: protein MNYWEIFKKGIFEMNPIFRLALSLCPALAVTSNVFNALGMGLSVLFVITANNVVVSLVRDYVNPKVRVPVFITIIATIVTLIQLILEGYFPAINKELGLYLELIVVFAIILARAEVFAMKHTVVPSFFDGLGMGAGFAVAMVAIGAIREILGTGAFLGYPVLPAAYNGPLIMILAPGAFLVIGLMIGMFNVIGEHQAKQAELKRKTAMAGLAVQRSEA, encoded by the coding sequence ATGAATTATTGGGAGATATTCAAAAAAGGCATCTTTGAGATGAACCCTATCTTCCGCCTCGCGCTGAGCCTCTGTCCGGCCCTGGCGGTCACCTCCAACGTTTTCAACGCCCTCGGCATGGGGTTGTCGGTGCTGTTCGTAATCACCGCCAACAACGTCGTCGTCTCGCTGGTGCGGGACTACGTCAACCCCAAGGTGCGCGTGCCGGTGTTCATCACCATCATCGCCACCATCGTCACCCTCATACAGCTCATCCTCGAAGGCTACTTCCCGGCGATTAACAAGGAACTGGGCCTCTACCTGGAACTGATCGTCGTGTTCGCCATCATCCTGGCGCGGGCGGAAGTATTCGCGATGAAGCACACCGTGGTGCCGTCCTTCTTCGACGGCCTCGGCATGGGCGCCGGTTTCGCCGTGGCGATGGTCGCCATCGGCGCTATCCGCGAAATCCTCGGCACGGGCGCTTTCCTTGGCTATCCGGTGCTGCCCGCCGCTTACAACGGCCCGCTGATCATGATCCTGGCCCCGGGAGCCTTCCTTGTCATCGGGCTGATGATCGGCATGTTCAACGTCATCGGCGAACACCAGGCGAAACAGGCGGAGCTCAAACGCAAAACGGCTATGGCCGGGCTCGCCGTGCAAAGGAGTGAAGCCTAA
- a CDS encoding NusG domain II-containing protein, giving the protein MRRIFAVCGDQPDYLQPGAIYYTILEERRDRVGKMLLTKADKWLIGALLAASAGGIGLNLALLSPAGAQEAQVYREGKLVQSIRLRSGYHEELRLGGAERYNLIVADDGRVRISEADCPDQLCVRTGWVSAAPQQIVCLPYRVVIKVVSATPSDVDDITK; this is encoded by the coding sequence ATGCGGCGGATATTTGCGGTGTGCGGCGACCAGCCCGACTATTTGCAGCCTGGGGCGATTTACTATACAATATTGGAAGAAAGACGGGACAGGGTGGGTAAGATGCTGCTGACGAAGGCTGACAAATGGCTTATCGGTGCGCTGCTGGCGGCCTCGGCGGGCGGCATCGGACTCAATCTGGCGCTGCTGTCGCCCGCCGGCGCCCAGGAAGCTCAGGTTTACCGGGAAGGTAAGCTGGTGCAGTCGATCAGGCTGCGGTCCGGTTACCATGAGGAGCTCAGGCTGGGCGGGGCGGAGCGCTACAATCTCATCGTGGCCGACGACGGCCGGGTGAGGATTTCCGAAGCCGACTGCCCGGACCAGCTGTGCGTGCGCACCGGCTGGGTAAGCGCCGCTCCGCAGCAGATCGTCTGCCTGCCGTACCGGGTGGTCATTAAGGTGGTTTCGGCTACCCCGTCCGATGTGGACGATATCACGAAATGA